One window from the genome of Cyclobacterium amurskyense encodes:
- a CDS encoding RrF2 family transcriptional regulator → MLSKKTKYAFHALTYLGKHKEQGAVPIQEISTHHNISHKFLENILLELKKAGLLGSKKGKGGGYYLIKLPSEIRLSKIIRLLDGPIALLPCVSLNYYEPCEECASQEKCGLNMVMAEVRDETLKILEMKTLQDILERE, encoded by the coding sequence ATGCTATCTAAAAAAACTAAATATGCCTTTCATGCTTTGACCTATTTGGGTAAACATAAGGAACAGGGAGCAGTGCCAATTCAGGAGATTTCTACCCACCACAATATTTCCCATAAGTTCTTGGAAAATATCCTGCTTGAATTAAAAAAAGCAGGGCTTTTGGGGAGTAAGAAAGGAAAAGGTGGAGGATATTACTTAATTAAATTACCCAGTGAAATCCGATTGTCTAAAATTATAAGGCTGCTCGACGGACCTATTGCACTATTGCCTTGCGTAAGTTTAAATTACTACGAGCCATGTGAGGAATGTGCCAGCCAAGAGAAGTGTGGCTTAAATATGGTGATGGCAGAAGTGAGGGATGAGACCCTTAAGATATTAGAAATGAAAACTTTACAAGATATATTGGAGCGAGAATAA
- a CDS encoding HEPN domain-containing protein: protein MQSFRTEIENPVVEKEILELEKKIALFRNGKIDEEKFRSLRLARGIYGQRQEGVQMIRIKLPYGRVTSGKLNRICDVSEKYSTGRLHITTRQDIQIHYVSIDNTPELWAELDQDDVTIREACGNTVRNITASETAGIDPKEPFDVTPYADAAFKYMLRNPVSQEMGRKFKISFSSSDEDTALSYLHDLGFIAKVKQEGNEQIKGFKVLLGGGLGSQPRHADVVHEFLPTDQIIPFIEGVVRVFDRHGERAKRMKARMKFLINSLGVDEFLRLVDEEKLALPFQTYPIDTTEFDAARELPNPVVPEFTVPADEDYRRWKLTNVLDQKQKGYFSIGVKVHLGDFYIKEARQLAELVKKYASDEIRFTLRQNLLIRDVKEELIPFFYQELKKLGMVDYGYNSVGDITACPGTDTCNLGIASSTGAAVVMEKVILDEYPEFLFNKNLNIKISGCMNACGQHNMASIGFQGMSMKVGKAVLPALQVLLGGATFGDGKGKFADKVIKVPSKRGPQALRALLDDFKSGAEKEENYAAYYERKGQMYFYEILKPFAGTDNITESDFVDWGNDEAYVKAIGVGECAGVVIDLVSTLLLEAREKLADAEDSLKAGKWSDGIYQTYTSMMNAGKAILTAEGVNTNSFANLVIEFDKQFTETGKINLSASFSDLVYQLKENQPSEAFALAYYKIAEQVFEAISEYRAKEVHA, encoded by the coding sequence ATGCAAAGTTTCAGAACTGAAATAGAAAATCCGGTAGTAGAAAAAGAAATTCTTGAACTGGAGAAAAAAATAGCCCTGTTTCGCAACGGGAAAATTGATGAGGAAAAATTCAGAAGCCTTCGATTAGCACGTGGTATTTACGGGCAGCGTCAGGAAGGTGTTCAGATGATCAGGATAAAACTGCCTTATGGAAGGGTGACCTCCGGGAAATTGAATAGAATTTGTGATGTGTCAGAAAAGTACTCAACTGGTAGGTTGCACATTACTACGAGGCAAGATATTCAAATTCACTATGTCAGTATAGACAATACCCCAGAATTGTGGGCAGAGTTGGACCAAGATGATGTTACCATTAGAGAAGCTTGTGGCAATACCGTTAGAAATATTACTGCTTCAGAAACTGCAGGCATTGACCCTAAAGAGCCATTTGATGTGACTCCTTATGCCGATGCGGCATTTAAATATATGCTTAGAAATCCTGTAAGTCAGGAAATGGGCAGAAAATTTAAAATCAGTTTTTCATCAAGTGATGAAGATACCGCACTTTCTTATCTTCATGATCTAGGGTTTATTGCCAAGGTCAAGCAGGAAGGAAATGAGCAAATAAAAGGGTTTAAAGTATTGCTAGGAGGCGGACTAGGTTCACAGCCAAGGCATGCAGATGTTGTGCATGAGTTCTTGCCTACCGACCAAATCATACCTTTTATTGAAGGTGTAGTAAGGGTTTTTGACAGGCATGGGGAAAGAGCCAAGAGGATGAAAGCAAGGATGAAATTCCTTATCAATAGTCTTGGTGTGGACGAGTTTTTAAGGTTGGTAGATGAGGAGAAGCTAGCGCTTCCTTTTCAAACTTACCCAATCGATACTACGGAGTTTGATGCAGCTAGAGAATTGCCTAATCCTGTTGTTCCAGAGTTTACAGTTCCGGCAGATGAAGATTACAGACGTTGGAAATTGACCAATGTTTTGGATCAAAAACAAAAAGGTTATTTTTCTATAGGTGTCAAAGTTCACCTTGGAGATTTCTATATCAAAGAAGCCCGTCAATTGGCAGAGCTTGTTAAAAAATATGCCAGTGACGAGATACGTTTCACACTACGTCAAAATCTTTTGATAAGAGATGTGAAAGAAGAATTGATTCCTTTCTTTTATCAGGAATTGAAGAAATTGGGAATGGTCGATTACGGATACAATTCCGTTGGAGATATTACCGCTTGTCCTGGTACTGATACTTGTAACCTTGGCATAGCTAGTAGTACTGGCGCTGCTGTTGTGATGGAGAAAGTGATATTAGATGAGTATCCTGAATTTTTATTCAACAAAAATCTAAATATAAAAATCTCCGGATGTATGAATGCCTGTGGTCAGCACAATATGGCTTCTATAGGCTTTCAGGGGATGTCCATGAAAGTTGGTAAAGCTGTTTTACCTGCACTTCAGGTATTGCTTGGTGGAGCTACTTTTGGTGATGGAAAAGGAAAGTTTGCAGATAAAGTTATCAAGGTGCCAAGTAAAAGAGGGCCACAAGCCTTGCGCGCACTTCTTGATGATTTCAAATCTGGAGCAGAAAAAGAAGAAAACTACGCGGCTTATTACGAGCGTAAAGGACAGATGTATTTTTATGAAATACTAAAACCTTTTGCAGGTACTGATAACATTACAGAAAGCGATTTTGTAGATTGGGGAAATGATGAAGCTTATGTCAAAGCCATAGGTGTAGGAGAATGTGCTGGAGTGGTTATTGATTTGGTGTCCACCTTATTGTTGGAGGCCAGAGAAAAGTTGGCTGATGCAGAAGACAGTTTGAAAGCAGGAAAATGGTCTGATGGAATTTATCAAACCTATACAAGCATGATGAATGCTGGGAAAGCAATCCTTACAGCTGAAGGAGTTAATACCAATAGCTTTGCCAATCTTGTAATTGAATTTGACAAACAATTTACCGAAACAGGTAAAATCAATCTTTCTGCCTCTTTTTCGGATTTGGTTTATCAGCTTAAAGAAAACCAACCGTCAGAAGCTTTTGCTTTGGCATATTATAAAATCGCCGAACAAGTGTTTGAAGCAATCAGCGAATATAGAGCAAAAGAAGTACATGCATGA
- a CDS encoding precorrin-2 dehydrogenase/sirohydrochlorin ferrochelatase family protein has product MNELYPVFLKVHQLETLLVGAGNVGLEKLTFLLKSSPNAKVTIVSKDFLKEIVTIAKDNSNIKMVQDAYNDEYLNEKHLVIAATDDKEVNKKVYHDAKKCYLLVNVADTPEYCDFYLGGIVTKGNIKIGISTNGKSPTTAKRLRQLFEEIIPDDINEMVENINKYRDTLKGDFEEKVDALNKLTVGLMKKNKE; this is encoded by the coding sequence ATGAATGAATTGTACCCGGTTTTCCTAAAAGTACATCAATTGGAAACTTTATTGGTTGGTGCCGGGAATGTTGGTTTGGAAAAATTGACGTTTCTCTTGAAATCAAGTCCCAATGCCAAAGTTACGATTGTCTCCAAAGATTTTCTAAAGGAGATCGTTACAATAGCCAAAGACAATTCCAATATCAAAATGGTGCAAGATGCTTACAATGACGAGTATTTAAATGAAAAGCACCTGGTGATCGCTGCTACGGATGACAAAGAAGTAAACAAAAAAGTCTACCATGATGCGAAAAAGTGTTACCTCCTGGTAAATGTAGCAGATACGCCAGAATATTGCGATTTTTATTTAGGAGGGATTGTAACGAAAGGGAATATTAAAATTGGCATAAGTACCAATGGAAAAAGCCCCACCACCGCCAAAAGGTTAAGGCAGCTATTTGAAGAGATCATTCCCGATGATATCAATGAAATGGTAGAGAATATCAATAAATACCGGGATACTTTAAAGGGGGACTTTGAGGAAAAAGTAGATGCTTTAAATAAACTAACGGTTGGATTGATGAAAAAAAATAAGGAATGA
- a CDS encoding phosphoadenylyl-sulfate reductase, with translation MIEASEIKELTQRIEKLSMEEAMGLLVDLFPGEIIFSTSFGQEDQVITQKIAANKFPIEVFTLDTGRLFYETYDLWSRTIVKYGLSIKPFYPETAAVEELISTNGINGFYQSVENRKSCCYVRKVAPLKRALNGKKVWITGLRSEQSPNRQNMDLLEWDEGNQILKYNPLLHWTMEDMLAYIKEKSIPYNTLHDKGFVSIGCAPCTRAIMPGEDARAGRWWWEASHKECGLHEHRATANKSQ, from the coding sequence ATGATTGAAGCAAGTGAAATTAAAGAGCTTACCCAAAGGATAGAAAAATTATCAATGGAGGAAGCAATGGGGCTTTTAGTGGATTTATTTCCAGGGGAGATTATTTTCTCCACCTCATTTGGACAAGAAGATCAGGTTATTACTCAGAAAATAGCGGCCAATAAATTCCCAATTGAGGTTTTTACTTTAGACACTGGAAGGTTGTTTTATGAGACTTATGATTTATGGTCTAGAACAATAGTAAAATATGGACTTTCTATAAAGCCGTTTTATCCAGAGACAGCGGCTGTGGAAGAACTTATTAGCACCAATGGTATTAATGGGTTTTATCAATCTGTAGAGAATAGAAAATCTTGTTGCTATGTGAGGAAGGTTGCGCCACTGAAACGAGCATTGAATGGTAAGAAAGTTTGGATTACTGGTCTAAGATCAGAGCAGAGTCCAAACCGACAAAATATGGACTTGCTTGAATGGGATGAAGGAAATCAAATTTTGAAATACAACCCTTTGTTGCATTGGACAATGGAGGACATGTTGGCCTATATTAAGGAGAAAAGCATTCCTTATAATACCCTTCATGACAAGGGCTTTGTTAGTATAGGTTGTGCGCCATGTACGCGCGCCATAATGCCGGGCGAGGATGCTCGTGCTGGAAGATGGTGGTGGGAGGCTTCTCACAAGGAATGTGGGCTGCATGAGCATAGAGCCACCGCTAATAAATCCCAATAA
- a CDS encoding sensor histidine kinase produces the protein MSKTSIKIIVFLMSLASLGLIGFQFYWVGNVLKINEARFEQNVFQALSSTSERIEKGEASDILLSSLARDTIFQKALLEPIEPIQVQVRRRKVAVNRPSVLDSMFDQPIPQISPTFRKLIASREGDLNSFSQIEKYFNMSPKVASSLFTPDELAILLAEKERHLQFLSEQDQKLSKRQYANRRQNYIIEELNVSRNVAESIVKANMKIELVEVVIHQLLSQGNQNILNRLDTAMVRKEVMGQLINRNIDQPFELGIVDNRNQIIGIGPVADLEFLNEHGIKAELFPSDLLGMENFLVIYFPEKQNYLMRQVFLPLASSLVFMCIIIICFVYAIKVIIRQKKISDIKNDFINNMTHEFKTPISTVSLAVEALQDPDLFGEKALRKRYLNIIKDENIRLGKQVEQVLHAAALEKKDFNLKFETIDLRKLIEETKKHFELLVENRGGTITSEYSLITGHLEADVFHLNNIVNNLLDNANKYSKNAPQIKIIVKESQTDFTISIIDKGIGISKEAQKKIFDKFYRVPTGNLHDVKGFGLGLSYVKTMVEAHKGTIKLDSEPGQGTVFTINLPKKK, from the coding sequence ATGTCAAAAACGAGTATAAAGATCATTGTCTTTTTAATGTCCCTGGCAAGTTTAGGTTTGATAGGCTTTCAATTTTATTGGGTAGGAAACGTACTTAAAATTAATGAGGCGCGTTTTGAGCAAAATGTATTTCAAGCCCTTTCTTCTACTTCAGAGCGCATCGAAAAAGGAGAAGCCAGCGATATACTTTTGAGCTCCCTAGCGAGGGATACCATTTTTCAGAAAGCTTTATTGGAACCCATTGAGCCTATTCAGGTTCAAGTCAGAAGAAGAAAAGTAGCCGTTAATAGGCCGTCTGTGTTGGATTCAATGTTTGATCAGCCCATACCTCAAATTTCGCCGACTTTCCGAAAATTAATTGCAAGCAGGGAAGGGGATCTTAATAGCTTTAGCCAGATCGAAAAATATTTTAACATGTCTCCTAAAGTGGCTTCCAGTCTTTTTACTCCAGATGAATTGGCCATTTTGCTTGCCGAAAAAGAGCGGCACCTACAATTTTTGAGTGAGCAGGATCAAAAATTGAGCAAGCGTCAGTATGCCAACAGGCGACAAAATTATATTATAGAAGAACTTAACGTGTCCCGGAATGTGGCAGAAAGCATAGTTAAAGCCAATATGAAAATTGAGCTTGTGGAGGTTGTGATCCATCAATTGTTGTCTCAGGGAAATCAGAATATTCTAAATCGGCTGGATACAGCTATGGTCAGGAAAGAGGTGATGGGGCAATTAATAAATAGAAATATTGATCAGCCCTTCGAACTGGGTATTGTTGATAATAGAAATCAAATAATTGGAATAGGTCCCGTAGCAGATTTAGAATTTTTGAATGAACATGGTATAAAAGCCGAGCTTTTCCCAAGCGATTTATTGGGAATGGAGAACTTCTTAGTGATCTATTTCCCTGAAAAACAGAATTACTTAATGCGCCAAGTGTTTTTACCATTGGCAAGTTCTTTGGTTTTTATGTGCATCATTATTATTTGCTTTGTTTATGCCATTAAGGTCATTATTCGTCAGAAGAAAATCTCTGACATAAAAAATGACTTTATTAACAATATGACGCATGAGTTCAAGACACCAATATCAACAGTAAGTTTGGCGGTAGAAGCTTTGCAGGATCCCGACTTATTTGGAGAGAAAGCCTTACGAAAGCGGTACCTGAACATTATAAAAGATGAAAACATCAGGCTTGGGAAGCAAGTAGAACAAGTTCTTCATGCAGCAGCCCTTGAAAAGAAAGATTTCAACCTGAAATTTGAAACGATAGACCTTAGAAAGCTCATTGAAGAAACCAAAAAGCATTTTGAGTTATTGGTGGAAAATAGAGGGGGAACGATCACTAGTGAATATTCACTAATTACAGGTCACTTAGAGGCAGATGTTTTTCATTTGAATAATATTGTTAATAATTTGCTGGACAATGCCAACAAGTATTCCAAAAATGCCCCTCAGATAAAAATTATTGTAAAGGAAAGTCAAACTGACTTTACCATTTCGATAATAGATAAGGGTATAGGAATCAGTAAAGAAGCACAAAAAAAAATATTTGATAAATTCTATAGAGTGCCAACTGGTAATTTACATGATGTCAAAGGTTTCGGATTGGGACTTTCTTATGTCAAGACCATGGTGGAGGCTCACAAAGGAACTATAAAATTGGATAGCGAGCCTGGACAGGGTACCGTATTTACAATAAATTTACCCAAGAAAAAATGA
- the cobA gene encoding uroporphyrinogen-III C-methyltransferase, whose protein sequence is MMNEIRPRVTLVGAGPGDPELITLKGVLALNKADVVLYDALIDVSLLNHAPDKALKIFVGKRNGSRQNPQEETNKMCVYYAKKFGHVVRLKGGDPFVFGRGAEELDYIQQFGIKADVVPGISSTVAVPAAAGIPVTKRGVSESYWVITGTTSNGELSRDLLLASQSKATVVLLMGTKKLEEIVRIYEEQGFTDKAIAIIERGTTRDEKIVAGTIADIEKKAHQDKVGAPAIIIIGDVVRESPKLRAVYEAVVYENKLN, encoded by the coding sequence ATGATGAATGAGATTAGACCAAGAGTTACCCTGGTAGGTGCTGGTCCTGGTGATCCGGAATTGATAACTTTAAAGGGAGTTCTGGCATTAAATAAGGCAGATGTTGTCCTTTATGATGCGCTGATAGATGTTTCCTTGTTGAATCATGCGCCCGATAAAGCCCTTAAGATATTTGTAGGGAAACGCAATGGAAGCCGTCAAAATCCGCAGGAGGAGACAAATAAAATGTGTGTGTACTATGCCAAAAAATTTGGACATGTAGTACGGCTCAAAGGAGGGGATCCATTTGTGTTTGGCAGAGGGGCAGAAGAGCTTGATTATATTCAGCAGTTTGGAATAAAAGCTGATGTGGTCCCTGGCATTTCTTCCACAGTGGCCGTTCCGGCTGCTGCGGGAATTCCTGTCACTAAGAGAGGTGTCTCAGAAAGTTATTGGGTGATAACAGGAACAACTTCTAATGGTGAATTGTCCAGGGATTTACTGTTGGCCAGTCAATCCAAAGCTACAGTGGTCTTGCTAATGGGTACCAAGAAGTTGGAAGAAATAGTCCGTATTTATGAGGAGCAGGGTTTTACTGACAAAGCCATTGCCATCATAGAACGTGGAACCACAAGGGATGAGAAAATCGTTGCAGGAACCATCGCAGACATAGAAAAGAAAGCACATCAGGATAAAGTTGGTGCGCCCGCCATTATCATCATTGGTGATGTGGTCCGAGAAAGCCCTAAGTTAAGGGCTGTATATGAGGCTGTAGTATATGAAAATAAATTGAATTGA
- the htpG gene encoding molecular chaperone HtpG, with product MQEKGTISIHTENIFPIIKKFLYSDNEIFLRELVSNSVDATQKIKRLATLGQYKGELGDLTIDVSFDKDNKWIKITDRGLGMTAEEIKKYINQIAFSGASEFVEKFKDAKDANEIIGKFGLGFYSAFMVADTVVIDSLSYQEGAEPAKWTCDGSTEFEISPGERTERGTEITLNINSESEEFLEKFKLQGILDKYAKFLPVPIRFGTKTESVEDGVDDKGEKKWKSVEVDNIINQTNPIWTLSPNDLTDEDYLKFYKELYPMSEDPLFWIHLNVDYPFNLTGVLYFPKVKNDFELQRNKIKLFSRQVFITDEVKDIVPEFLMLLHGVIDSPDIPLNVSRSFLQADSNVKKINNYITKKVADKLGELYKKDRKIYESKWKDIGLFVKYGMISEDKFYEKAKDFVLLNNTNGEYFTLEEYKEKIKPFQTGKDDKLIYLYATDADKQDAFIQSANKKDYDVLLMDSPIDSHFIQNLESKLENASLKRVDADVVDKLIDKEGGYENLLSEDQSKKVKEIFEKSIANQSYTVEVEGASPEELPVTITMDEFMRRMKDMAQNGGGMSFYGAMPDNYKVGINGNHPVIDKILKTEDEEAQQKLAKQAFDLALVSQGLLTGKALTAFVKRSVDLI from the coding sequence ATGCAGGAAAAAGGTACAATTTCGATTCACACCGAAAATATCTTCCCCATTATCAAGAAGTTCTTGTATTCTGATAATGAAATCTTTTTAAGAGAATTGGTGTCCAACTCAGTGGATGCTACACAGAAAATCAAAAGGTTGGCTACTTTAGGTCAATACAAAGGGGAATTAGGCGATCTAACCATCGATGTTAGCTTTGACAAAGATAACAAATGGATAAAAATCACTGACCGTGGTTTGGGTATGACTGCCGAGGAAATCAAAAAATACATCAATCAGATAGCCTTTTCGGGTGCTTCCGAATTTGTGGAAAAATTCAAGGATGCCAAAGATGCCAATGAGATCATAGGTAAGTTTGGTTTGGGCTTTTATTCTGCATTTATGGTGGCAGACACAGTTGTGATAGACTCATTGTCCTATCAAGAAGGTGCAGAACCTGCCAAATGGACCTGCGATGGAAGTACTGAGTTTGAAATTAGTCCGGGAGAAAGGACAGAAAGAGGAACAGAGATCACGCTTAATATCAATAGTGAATCTGAGGAATTCCTTGAAAAATTCAAACTTCAGGGTATACTAGATAAATATGCCAAATTTTTGCCTGTTCCAATTCGATTTGGTACCAAAACAGAAAGTGTAGAAGATGGTGTAGATGATAAAGGGGAAAAGAAATGGAAATCTGTAGAGGTTGACAATATCATCAACCAAACCAATCCTATTTGGACCCTATCACCAAATGATCTTACAGATGAGGATTACCTGAAATTCTACAAGGAGCTGTATCCTATGAGTGAAGACCCGCTTTTTTGGATTCACCTTAATGTGGATTATCCATTTAACCTTACAGGAGTATTGTATTTCCCTAAGGTTAAGAATGATTTTGAGCTTCAGAGAAATAAAATCAAGCTCTTTAGTCGTCAGGTGTTTATTACGGATGAAGTTAAGGACATTGTACCTGAATTTTTAATGTTGCTTCATGGGGTAATTGATTCTCCAGATATACCACTGAATGTATCTAGAAGTTTCTTGCAGGCTGATAGCAATGTTAAGAAGATCAATAACTATATCACCAAAAAGGTAGCTGACAAACTTGGGGAGCTTTATAAAAAAGACAGAAAAATTTATGAATCCAAGTGGAAAGACATTGGGCTTTTTGTGAAGTACGGAATGATTTCTGAGGACAAATTCTATGAAAAAGCCAAGGATTTTGTCTTGTTGAACAATACCAATGGAGAATATTTCACCCTTGAAGAATACAAGGAAAAAATCAAGCCTTTCCAAACTGGAAAAGATGATAAATTGATTTACCTATATGCGACTGATGCTGACAAGCAGGATGCATTTATCCAATCTGCCAATAAAAAGGACTATGACGTATTATTGATGGATTCTCCCATTGATAGTCATTTTATCCAAAATCTTGAAAGTAAATTGGAAAATGCCAGCTTGAAAAGAGTGGATGCTGATGTAGTAGATAAGTTGATTGATAAAGAGGGAGGATATGAAAATCTACTTTCAGAAGATCAGTCTAAAAAGGTGAAAGAGATTTTTGAAAAATCAATAGCCAATCAGTCCTATACTGTAGAAGTAGAAGGAGCTAGCCCTGAAGAATTGCCTGTTACGATCACTATGGATGAATTTATGCGTAGGATGAAAGACATGGCTCAAAATGGTGGAGGTATGAGCTTCTATGGAGCGATGCCAGACAATTATAAAGTTGGGATCAATGGAAACCATCCTGTAATTGATAAAATTCTAAAAACTGAAGATGAGGAAGCCCAACAAAAACTTGCTAAACAAGCATTTGATTTGGCTTTGGTTTCTCAAGGCTTGTTGACCGGAAAAGCTTTGACGGCATTCGTTAAGAGAAGTGTTGATTTGATCTAA
- the lysA gene encoding diaminopimelate decarboxylase, whose translation MEIKNQQYCIGEIPLLDIAQKYGSPVYVYDGAKILHQIEALNQAFSDVKMKIKYATKALSNINILKLMKKAGTGVDAVSVEEIKLCLHVGFSPEEIMYTPNCVDFDEIKQAVAFGVMVNIDSIPMLEHFGTEYGSSVPICIRLNPHILAGGNAKISVGHIDSKFGISILQLKHILKVVQAYELNVIGLHVHTGSDILDAEVFLKGAEILFDAAREFHDLAFLDFGGGFKVAYKEGDITTDIQDVGRKVSAAFKTFCKEYGRELEIWFEPGKFLVSECGYLLTKANVVKPTPATTFVGVNSGLNHLLRPMMYDAYHSVVNISKLDGPERVYTIVGYICETDTIAADRKLKEVKEGDIIAIKNAGAYGYSMSSNYNSRFRPAEVLILNGKDHLIRKRETMDDILRNQISVDF comes from the coding sequence ATGGAAATCAAAAATCAACAATATTGCATAGGGGAAATCCCCTTACTGGATATCGCCCAAAAATACGGAAGTCCTGTTTATGTTTACGATGGAGCTAAAATCTTGCATCAAATAGAAGCTTTAAATCAAGCTTTTTCGGATGTAAAGATGAAAATAAAATATGCTACCAAGGCACTTTCAAATATCAATATTCTAAAATTGATGAAAAAGGCGGGCACTGGTGTGGATGCAGTCTCTGTAGAAGAGATAAAACTTTGCCTACATGTAGGATTCTCTCCAGAAGAAATCATGTACACACCAAATTGCGTGGATTTTGATGAGATCAAGCAAGCAGTCGCTTTTGGCGTGATGGTAAATATAGACAGTATCCCTATGTTAGAGCACTTCGGTACTGAGTATGGGTCTTCTGTTCCCATTTGCATCCGTTTAAACCCACATATATTAGCTGGCGGCAATGCCAAAATTTCTGTTGGCCATATTGACAGTAAATTTGGAATTTCTATCCTCCAATTAAAACATATCCTTAAAGTAGTTCAGGCCTATGAGCTTAATGTAATTGGGCTACATGTACATACCGGCTCTGACATTCTTGATGCTGAGGTCTTCCTTAAAGGAGCAGAGATTCTTTTCGATGCAGCCAGAGAATTTCATGATTTGGCTTTTCTGGATTTTGGAGGTGGATTTAAAGTTGCCTATAAAGAAGGAGACATCACCACAGACATCCAAGATGTAGGGAGGAAAGTTTCAGCAGCTTTTAAGACCTTCTGCAAAGAATACGGTAGGGAATTGGAAATATGGTTTGAACCCGGTAAGTTTTTGGTTAGTGAATGTGGTTACTTACTCACCAAAGCAAATGTGGTTAAGCCTACTCCCGCCACCACATTTGTAGGCGTAAATTCAGGCCTCAATCATTTATTGAGACCTATGATGTATGATGCTTACCACAGTGTGGTTAACATCTCAAAACTTGATGGACCGGAAAGAGTCTATACAATTGTAGGTTATATTTGTGAAACAGATACAATTGCTGCTGACCGCAAATTAAAAGAAGTAAAAGAAGGGGATATTATTGCAATAAAAAATGCTGGTGCTTATGGCTATAGCATGTCCTCCAATTACAATTCCAGGTTTAGACCAGCCGAAGTGTTAATTTTAAACGGCAAGGATCACCTTATACGAAAGAGAGAAACCATGGACGATATACTCAGAAATCAAATTTCTGTAGATTTTTAA